GGTGGCCGGGACCGGGATCTCCGCCTCCAGGCCGAGATCGACCTGATCCAGCTTCACCCCGACATGGGCCCCTATCCGGCCCGCGCTGCCGTCAGCGCCGACGACGGCCCGCGCGAGCACGGTCTCGCCACCGGCCAGCACCACCGCGACCGTCCGCCGGTCGGGCACGGCCGGACCGTGCTGCTCGACCCGCACCACCGATGCCCCGGTGCGCAGTTCGGCCCCGGCCTTCTGCGCCTCCTCGACCAGACCGGCGTCGAACTCCGGGCGGTTGATGAGCCCGAAGAGCATGCGCCGGGAGCGGCGGGTGCGCGACAGCCTGCCGTTGAGCGAGAAGGTGACCGCGTGGATGCGGTCCTTCAGGGGCAGTTCGAACCCCGGCGGCAGGGAGTCCCGGGAGAACCCGATGATTCCCCCGCCGCAGGTCTTGTACCGCGGCAGTTCCGCCTTCTCCAGCAGCAGGACTCTTCGGCCCGCCACGGCTGCCGCGTACGCCGCCGATGCGCCGGCCGGTCCGGCGCCGACCACGACGACGTCCCACACGGACGACTCTTCCGGCTCACGTCCGGCGTCTGCGTTCTCGCTGCTCACGATGTGCTTCTGCTCCTGATCCGACCAGTGGCCCCAAGCTGCTCACGGCATCCTACGGCGCGTTCCGGCCAAGCCCTCCTGTGGGAGGATCGGCCATGATTTCGTCGTACATGCGTCGCCGCACGGACGGCGTCGCGCACGGTCGCGTACACACCGCGCCCTACCCATAACGTCGCACCCACGAGGAGCGTGCCCATGACCGCCCGTCCGATTCCCGAGACCGTCGCCTCGCTGATGCCCCGCGCCCGGGAGGAGCTGGCCGAGCTGGTGGCGTTCCAGTCGGTGGCGGACCCGGCGGTGTTCCCGAGGAGCGAGTGCGAGGGCGCGGCGAACTGGGTCGCCGACGCGCTGCGCGCCGAGGAGTTCACGGACGTCGCCCTGCTGGACACCCCCGACGGCACGCAGTCCGTCTACGGGTTCCTGCCCGGTCCGGCCGGGGCACCGACCGTGCTGCTCTACGCGCACTACGACGTGCAGCCGCCGCTGGACGAGTCGGCGTGGCTCTCCCCGCCCTTCGAGCTGACCGAGCGCGACGGCCGCTGGTTCGGCCGGGGCGCGGCCGACTGCAAGGGCGGGTTCATCATGCACCTGCTCGCGCTGCGCGCCCTCAAGGCGAACGGCGGCGTCCCGGTCTCGGTGAAGGTGATCGCCGAGGGCTCCGAGGAGCAGGGCACCGGCGGTCTGGAGCGGTACGCGGAGGCGCACCCGGAGCTGCTGGCGGCGGACACGATCGTCATCGGCGACACCGGGAACTTCCGGGTCGGGCTGCCGACGGTCACGGCGACGCTGCGCGGGATGACGATGCTCCGGGTGCGGCTGGACACCCTCGAAGGGAACCTGCACTCGGGTCAGTTCGGCGGCGCGGCCCCGGACGCGCTGGCCGCGATGATCCAGCTGCTGGCCTCGCTGCGGGCCGAGGACGGGACGACCACGGTCGACGGTCTGACGGGCGACGCCGACTGGGACGGACTCCAGTACCCGGAGGCGGAGTTCCGCCAGGACGCCAAGGTGCTGGACGGGGTGGAGCTGATCGGCTCGGGCACGGTCGCGGACCGGATCTGGGCCCGTCCCGCCGTCACCGTCATCGGCATCGACTGCCCGCCGGTCGTCGGCGCGACGCCGTCCGTGCAGGCGAGCGCGCGGGCGCAGGTCAGCCTGCGGGTGCCGCCGGGCCAGGACGCCGCCGAGGCGACGAAGCTGCTCACCGCCCACCTGGAGTCCCGCGCCCCCTGGGGTGCGCGGGTGCGGGTGGAACAGGTGGGCCAGGGCCAGCCGTTCCGCGCGGACATGACCAGCCCGGCGTACACGGCGATGGCGGACGCGATGCGGGACGCCTACCCGGGCCAGGAGATGCAGTCGTCCGGGATGGGCGGCTCCATCCCGCTGTGCAACACCCTCGCGGGCCTCTACCCGGAGGCGGAGATCCTGCTGATCGGGCTGAGTGAGCCCGAGGCTCAGATCCACGCGGTGAACGAGAGCGTGTCGCCCGAGGAGCTGGAGCGGATGTCGGTCGCCGAGGCGCTGTTCCTGCGGAACTACGCGGAGTCGAAGAAGGTCTGACCTCCGGGGGCCGCCCCACGGGGCGGCCCGGATCACCGCTACGCCCTCGGCGAAGTCGCCCGGAGCGTAGGTCCGTGCGGCGGGCGTCCGCCCCTGCGTACGTTCGCCGCATGGATCTCGTCGAAGTGACTCCCCAGCTGCACATGTTCCGCTTCCGGATCGGCCAGGCCTATCTTTGGCGCGACGGGGCGGAGCTGACCCTGATCGACGCGGGTGACGTCGATGCGGCGGCCGCGATCGAGGACGCCGTCCGCACGCTCGGCCTCGACCCGGCCGGGATCCGGCGCATCGTCATCACCCACGGCCACCGCGACCACTACGGGGCCGCGCAGGAGCTGGCCGACCGGCACGGCGCCGAGATCATCGCCCACGCGCTGGACGCCCCGGTGGTACGGGGCGAGCGCCCCGTACCGGAGCCGGACCTGCTGGACTGGGAACTGCCGCTGTGGGAGCACGGGCTGACCTGCCCCGACGCCCCGCCCACCCGGGTCGACCGCGAGGTGACCGGCGGTGAGGTGCTGCCGTTCGGCGGCGGCGCGCGGGTGGTCCACGCCCCCGGTCACACCGCGGGCTCCATCGCCCTCCATCTGCCGCTCCACGGCGTGCTGTTCACCGGGGACGCCGTCGCCTCCGTGGAGCGGGTGATGCTCGGCGTCTTCAACGTGGACCGCGCCGGGGCGGCGGCCACGTTCCGGCGACTGGCCGCGCTCGCGCCGCGTACCGTCTGCGTCGGTCATGGCGACCCGCTCACCGAGAACGCGGCCTCGTCGATGGAGGCGGCGGCGAACGGCGCGTGAGCTCCGCCCGCGCGGAGGTCCGCCGTGAAGCCCGGCACCCCGCTCAGCCCACCGGCACCCCTGCCTCCAGGTTGAGCACCGTCGACCGCTCGCGCGCCCGCAGGGCCCAGCGCAGCCGCTCGTACCGGGTGGGCGGCAGCATTCCGGCGGCCTCCTCCTCGGTGACGAAGCGCCAGCCGCGCAGCTCGGATCCGGGCAGGAGCAGCCGCCCGGCGTCCTCGGACCGCAACAGGCCGCCGTCGAAGAGGAAGCGCAGCCCGCCGTAGCCGGGCGGGGCGGGCGACTCCCAGTCGACGAGCAGCAGGGTGGGGACCCGGTCGAGGTGGAGACCTATCTCCTCGGCGACCTCACGGATCCCGGCCTGCGCGGGAGCCTCGCCCGCCTCCACCACGCCGCCGGGGAACTCCCACCCCGGCTTGTACGTGGGGTCGACGAGCAGCACCCGGTCCTGCTCGTCGAAGAGCAGCACCCCGGCGGCCACCGTCTCGGCGGTCGGCTCCGGGCTCTGGACGATCGGACACGTCGCGGCGTTCCCGGTGCGCACGGCGTCCGCGATCCGCTCGGCGGTCTCCCGGGGTGTGAGGGCGCTGTTGTCGACGAGATGGGCGTCCTGGGTGATCCAGTCGAGGGCGTCGCGGTACGGTCCGATGTGCTCGTACGCCCAGCGGCGCACCCGCTCGCACTGCTCCTCGTCGCCGGGAAACTCCTCGCGGGCCGCGATCCGGCTGCGCAGGATCGTTTCCTCAGGTGAGAGCGCCACATGTCGGACGGAGATGCGCCGGGAGGCGAGCCCTCCGAAGATCTCGTCGCGGTACTCCTGCCGCAGCAGGGTCATCGGCACCACCAGCACCCCTGGCACCTCGGTGAGCAGCGCCGCCGCCGTGTCCACCACGAGCCGCCGCCAGATCGGCAGGTCCTGGAAGTCGGTGACCTCGGCGAGCCTTTTCTGCGGCAGCAGACCGCGCAGCCCCGCGCCGGTGACCTCCGGGTCGTACAGCGTGCTGTTCGGGATCAGATCGATCAGTTCGCCCGCGGCGCTGGTCTTGCCCGCACTGAACGCACCGTTGATCCAGACGACAATCACTAGTACTCCAGGATGGGAAGGCCGCCGGCCAGCGGCGGAACGGGTTTCGCCGGTCCGTCCGGGAGAGGTGGCGGAAGTGCGGGTGTCCACAGCCCGGCTCCCACCACCGCCTTCTCCCAGACTCCCTGGAGATACCCAACGATCCGCTCTTCCATCGCGATCGTCGCCTCGCTGTACCTGCCCTCCCCGCCGGCCCTCCCCACCGGGCGGTCCCTGCCGACGGGTGACCGCATGGACGGTGGCGACGGTGACCTCGCCGGTCTCGCGGCCGGTGCGGCGGTGCTTCGACCGGACCGTATCGAAAGCCGATCACGGCCCGTGCGGCCGAAGACCGCGGGAGTACACGGGCCTGGTCCGGAAGGGGCCGTCGCTCCGGCCCGTCCGCTGGACGCCTACGCCGCGTCCCGTGTCCGCGGCGCCGTCAGGACGGGTTCGGGGTAGACGTACTCCTCGATCCGGTCGATGAGACCGCCCTGGAACCGGAAGTAGACCACGGCGTGGACATCGCTGCGGGACCCGTCGTCGCCGGCCAGGCGGAGCACGTGCTGCTGGAGCACCTCGTCGGGATTGCGGAACCGCCGGATCACGTCATAGTTCAGCGAGCGGACGTCCGCGGCGAAGGACCTCAGCCGGTCCAGGCTCTCCTCGATCGGCTGTTCGCCCTGGCCGTCGTTCTGCCGCACCGTGGCGGCCTCCGTGCACATCGCCCGGGCGGCGGTGAAGTCGAACGCCTCCAGACTCCGCAGAAACAGATTCACCCGGTCGTCGATGTCGTGTGCCATGGCGGTTTCCTTCCTGATCTGGTGACGTACGACGTTGCCGGCATCCGGTGGGGACCCGGTCAGGGGCTGGAGAGGAGGCCGAGTGCGCGAAGGTCGGTGACGTACTTGCGGATGAGGTCCGGCGACACCCGGGGAATGTCCTGCTCGGGGCCGACCCTCGCCTCCCGGACGGCGGCGTGGAAGCGCCCGGCGGGGAGCAGTGACCCCGGGGCGCCTTCCCCGGGTTCCGCGTAGGCGCCGAGCAGCGGGAGCAGCGAGTGCCTCCGGTGGTTCTCGGGCAGGGCGCGGAGCGCCGCGGTGAAGCGGGTGATCCAGGCACCGTGGTCGTCGATCCGCCGGATCGGGTGGCCGGCCTCGATGAGCCAGTCGACGAAGGTGTCCAGGGAAACGCCGTCGTCGTGCGGGTTGAGGACGTTGAAGGTCCTGTGGCCCTCGGTGATCGGCGCGCCCAGCGCGACGATGGCCTCCGCCGTGAAGTCGACCGGCAGTCCGTCGTAGTGCGCACGGGCACCCGCCCGGTAGAACGAGCCGGGCGCGATGCCGGTGGCGACCAGGCTGAGCAGCAGGCGGGTGAGGACGTCGGGCACGTTGAGCTGCCCGGAGTACGCGCTGTGCGCCAGGACCATGTCGGACCGGAAGACGGCGACCGGCACGCCGAAGCGCTCGTGCGCCTCCCGGAGCAGGACCTCACCGGCCCATTTGCTGGTCGCGTACCCGTCGGCGTACCCCTGGCCGATGGTCCGTACCGGACTGGTGGCTCGGATGTCGGCGTTCTCGTCGGCGGTCTCGGCGGGGGTTCCGTGGCAGACGGCGACGGTCGAGACGTGGTTGACGGGCTTCAGTCGCGTGGTGAGCGCCAGCCGGATCACTTCGGCGGTGCCGACGACGTTGGGGCCGAACAGTTCGCCGTACGGCAGCAGGTGGTTGACCAGCGCGGCCGGGTGGACGATCAGGTCCACGGTGTGGGCCAGTTCCCGCCAGGTGTCCTCCGCCAGGCCCAGCCGCGGTTCGCCGATGTCCCCCGCGAGCACCTCCAGGGTCTTCCCGGCCGCCTTTCGGTAGCGCCGGAGCAGGGCCGCGTCGCCGCTGTCGAACGCCTGGTCCAGCCGCCTCGCCGCGGCGGTCGCGTCGCTGCCGCGGACGAGGCAGACCAGCCGTCCGCCCGAGGGCGCCAGCCGCTCCAGCCACTCCAGGCAGAGGAACCGGCCGAGGTAGCCGGTGGCCCCGGTCAGCAGGACCGTCCGTACGTCGTCGTCGGGGCGGGGCCGCGGCGGAGCGGCGGCGAGCGTGCGCGCGTCGAGGAACTTCTCCAGGGTGAGGTCCGCGGCGCGGACTTCGGTGCGGTGCGCGCCGTGCACGGAGGCGAACGTGGGACGCGGGGTCCCGGCCGGCCGGCGGGCCGCCCCGATGTACCGCGCCACCTCCGCCAGGTCGTTGGCCGGGCTGATGATCACGCCGACCGGGACGTCGACCTGGAAGACCTCCTTCATCAGTTCGGAGAACGACAGGGCGGAGAGGGAGTCCCCGCCCAGGTCGGTGAAGTGCGCGCCGGGACGGAGATCGGCGCTCGGGCTTCCCAGCAGTGCTTGGGCGGCCCGGGTGACCGTCTCCTCCACCGGCCCGTCCGCCCCGGTGCGCCGCAGTTCGCGCAGCCGGCGGTCCTGTCCGTCGGCGAGTTGGTCGTACAACTGCTCCAGAGCGGGCCCGTAGCGCTCCTTGAGGCGAGGGCGAAGCAGTTTGTGGCTCTCGGTGAAGAGGCCGTTCTCGGGGCTGAAGGGCTCGGTCTCGACGAGGATGCCGCGAGGGATCTCGTACGAGTTGAGCCCGGCCCTCCTGGCAACGCTCCGGAGGGAATCCATGAGCAGCGGCCCGAGCGCTCCGGTGTCCCCGCCGCATCCGGCCAGCGCGGCCGGGGTGGGCACCACCACCGCGAGCAGGTAGGCGCGCTCGCTGTTGCCGTACAGGTAGAGGTGCTGGACGAGGGGGCTGCCGAGGAGAACGGTCTCCAGGCGGGACACGGCCACGAACTCGCCCTGGGACAGCTTCAGGGTGTCCTTCGTACGGTCGACGTAGACCAGCCGATCGGGCCCGGTCTCGGCGAAGACGTCACCGGTGCGGTAGTAGCCGTCGGCGTCGAAGATCGTGGCGGTGAGGTCGGGGCGCCGGTAGTAGCCGGGGATGAGCGTGTGCGACTTCAGGAGCAGTTCGCCGCGCGGATACGGCAGATCGGTGGCGTAGTAGCCCAGTTCGGGGACGTCCACCAGCTTGTAGTCGGTGATCGGAGGGCGCTGGACCACCGAGTCCAGCAGCACGCCGCCCGCCTCGGTGGAGCCGTAGCCGGTGTAGAGGTGGAAGCCGAGGACGGACTCGACGAACGCCGCGAGCTCGGCGGAGAGCGGGGCGGTGCCGACGAAGGCCTTGGCGACCCGCCCGCCCAGGAACTGCTCCCGCAGCTCCTTCCTGACGGCGGCCCCGATGTCGCCCGGCTCGTCGGCCCGGCGGTCCAGCTCGCCGCGGTAGTGCTGGTGGAGCATGTCGCACAGGCGCGGGACCATGGTCAGCTCCGTGGGGCGGACCAGGGCGATGTCCTCGAACAGGGTGGACAGGTCGCCTGCGGCCGTGAAGTAGCCGGTGCCCCCCTTCACGAGCGAGCCCATCACCGCGTAGCGGCCCGCGAGATGGCTCTGCGGCAGGTAGAGGACGCTGATCGCGGGGGTGTCGGCCGCCCCGTAGCTGAAGCCGTACCACGCGGTGCCCAGGAGGCTCTGGGTGTACATGGCGCCCTTGGGCGCGCCGGTGCTGCCGGAGGTGTAGATCAGCAGGGAGAGCGGGTCCTCCCCCGGGGCCGCGGTGTACAGGGGCGGGGGCGGCAGGTCACGGCCCCGGTCGATCAGCTCGGACAGGGTGTCCACGGCGGCCGGGCTCCCGGCCCCGGCCAGGCGCTTTCGGGCCAGGGCCAGTGCCTCGCGCGGGCCCGCGGTCCCCGGGCGGTGGTCGAAGACGACGAGGCGGCGGATCGTGCTCGACGCGATGACCACGTCGACGGCGGTGTCCAGCCGGTCGACGCTCGCGGCCAGCAGCGTCGGCGCGGACTCCTCGACGATCGGCGCCAGTTGCGAGAGCGGGGCGTTGGACTGCAGGGGCACGGGCACGGCCCCCACGTGGATGCAGGCCAGGTCGAGTGTGGCGTAGTCGGTGCTGGTGAAGCCGAGCGTGCAGATCCGGTCGCCGGGGCCCACGGGGTACTCCGGGTCGTGGTGCCACCGGGCGGCGAGCGCCCGGACGCGGGACCACAGTTCGCGGTAGCTGATGGTGTCGAACCGCGGGAGGAGGCACCCGGTCTCCGGGTCCCGGGCGCGTTCGCCGAGGGCCGGCCGGTCCCCGTGGCTCTCCAGGACGGACGCCATCACCTCGGCGAGCGCCCGGCCGGGTTCGACGGAGGCCAGGGCCTCGGCCAGCCCCTGGCCCGGATCGTGCGCCGGGGCGGTGGTGGCGTCCAGCGGTTCGGCCATGGTGGATCCTCCGGTGGCGGTTCCGTGGTGGGGGCGGTGCGGGGTGAGCGGGGCGGTTCTCGTGCGCGGCCGCCGGGAATTGCGGGACAGCCCTTAGGTCCTGTCGTCGAACTGCCGTCGTCGCCCGGAGGGCGGCCCTGCGGGGTCAGGTGCGTGCTCGGTGTGCCGGGTGCGGGTCCTCGTACGGGGGACGTACTCGGGCCTGTGCCCGGTGCGGCGGGAGCGCGTGCACGGCGCCGCGGGGCAGGCGGCAGTTCGACGACAGGGCCTGGGGGGCCGCGGACGTCACCAGCGGACCGGCAGCGCGGCCACGCCTCGGATGAGGCGTTCGGTCCGCCACGCGAGCCGGTCCGCTGGGACGGCGAGGCGCAGACCGGGCAGGCGGGTGACGAGGGTTTCGAGGACGACGCGCAGTTCGACCCTGGCCAGTTGCGCGCCGAGGCAGTGGTGGATGCCGTACCCGAAGGTGACGTGCGGGATCTGCTCGCGGTGGAAGTCGATCTCCTCGGGGCGGTCGAACACCTCGGGGTCGCGGTTGGCCATCCCGAGTTCGGCCACCACCGCGTCCCCCGCACGGATGAGCTGCCCGCCCAGTTCGAGGTCCTCGGTGGCGACGCGGGTGAAGCCGGCGGTGGCGCTGATCGGGATGAACCGGGAGAGTTCCTCGACCGCTAGAGGGATGAGCGAGGGATCGGCGACGAGTTGTCGCCAGAGGGCGGGCCGGGTCAGCAAGGTGTAGACGAAGTTGCCGATCTGGTTGGCGGTGGCCTCCTGGCCGGCGGAGAGCAGGCTGATTCCCAGGCTGACCAGCTCCTCCTCGCTGAGCGGATCCTTCCCGCTGTCGGCGGCCAGCTCGCCCAGGAGGTCGTCGGTGGGCTCGGCGCGGCGCCGGCCGATCAGCTCCGCGAGGTAGTCCCCGAGCAGTCCGCGGGAGTGTGCGGACCGCTCGGGGTCGTCCAGGATCAGCAGGCCGTCCACCCACTCGGTGAACCGGTCCTGGTCGGCGGACGGCACGCCGAGCAGCTCGCAGATCACCGTGATCGGCAGCGGCCACGTGAGGACCGCCGCCAGGTCGGTGGGGGTGCCCCGTTCCGTCATGGTGTCGACCAGACCGTTCACGATCTCCTCGATGCGCGGGCGGAGCGCGTCGATGCTGCGTACGGTGAACGCCCGCATCACCCGGCGGCGCAGCCGGCTGTGGTCCGGCGGGTCCATGCCCATGATGGAGGTCGACGGCGGGGCGACGGCCACGGTGCGGGGCACATGGTCGCCCGCGGCGGCGGCGCGGCTGAAGCGGGGATCCGAGAGGACCGTCCTGACGTCGGCGTACCGGGTGACGAGCCAGCCGTCGCCCCCGAAGGGCAGGCGCACCCGGAGAACGGGGTGTTCGCCGCAGACCTCGACCAGCGTGGGGTCCAGGTCGAGCCGGTCCACCGGACCGAACGGGTAGGCCCGTATCTCGTGTCCTGCGGCGGTCATCTTGTCCGTCCTTTCCGGGCTGCCGAGCGTTCGGCCGCGGGTGTTCGGTGGGGTGCCGTCAGGTGCCGGGGGCTTCGCGCGCCGGTGCCGGGGCTCAGCACAGGCTCGCGGTCTTCCCGCCGTCGATGACGACGTTGCTCCCGGTGATCCAGGACGCGCGGGGAGAGACCAGGAAGCTCACGGCGTCGGCGATGTCCTGGGGCTCGCCGAGCCGTCCGAGCGGGATCTCGGCGGCCCATTGTCCGGTGAGGTCGTCGAGGTCTCCGCCGTTCAGTTCGACGATCCGGGTGCGGGCGGTCTCCGACGCCGGTGTCTCGACGTTGCCCAGGCAGACGGAGAGGACCCGGATGCCGTCGGGCGCCAGCTCGGCGGAGAGGCCCTTGCTGTACGTCTCCAGCGCGGACTTGGCGGCGGCGTAGTGCAGGAGGTTCGGGTAGGCCGCGACGGTCGCGATCGACGACACGTGGACGATGGCGCCGCCGCTCGCGCGCATCGCGGGCACGAGGGCCGCGTTGAGCCGGACGGCGGCGAGGAAGTTGATGTCCATCGTGTACTGCCAGTCGTTCTCCAGCTCCAGCACGCTCTGGAACGAGCGGCAGCCGCCGGCGTTGTTGACGACGATGTCCACGCCGCCCAGCAGTTCCAGCGCGGTGTCGGCGAAGTCCCGTACGCCGTCGGGGGTGCTGAGGTCGGCCGTGACGAACGCGGCGCCGGGCGGTGTGTGCGGGGTCTTGCCGCGGGCCGATGTGACGACGGTCGCGCCGGCGTCAAGCAGGTTGCGCGCGATGGCGGCGCCGATCCCGCGGCTGCCGCCGGTGACGACCGCCCGTCGGCCCGCCAGCTCACCGGACGATGTGGAGGTGCTGCCGCTCTCCGCCGCCATGGGGCTCCACCACTTTCCGTTACGTGCCGTCATACGACCGAAAGGGACCGGGTATTGCGATTCGCTGCCACGGTGACGCTGTTCCGCTGGCCCAAATATCCATGCTCCGACCGGCGCGGTCAAATTCATTGTGTCAATGCAATGGATCGCTTTCCGCGATTCAGCGGCACTGTGGTCAACGACGCCGATGTTCGTGCACAATCGTCGGACGAGCGGGCATTCCCCGCGTCGCCCAAGAATTCCCCATCGAATAGGTGACCAGCAAACGTGCGGGAAGCCCGTTCCGACGGCTCCCGCGGCTCGGGAGGACATCATGGCCAGTCTGGACGAACCGTTCACCGTGGGCGGGCTCACGCTTCCCAACCGGATCGTGATGGCCCCGATGACGAGAACGGCGTCTCCCGGCGGCGTGCCCGGTCCGGACGTGGCGGAGTACTACGCGCGGCGGGCGGCCCACCGCGTCGGGCTGATCATCACCGAGGGCACCTACATCGGCCATCCCGCCGCCCCCGCGTACGACGGCGTGCCCGATTTCCACGGCGAGCAGGCCTTAGCCGGCTGGGCCCACGTGGTGCGCCGGGTCCACGAGGAGGGCGGCCGGATCATTCCGCAGCTGTGGCACACGGGGGCGGCGCGCACCGCTACCGATCCGCCCGCCGAGGGCCCGTCCGGGATCGGGCTGGACGGCGCCCCGGCGGGACGGGCCATGGCGCGGAAGGACATCGACGCCGCGGTGGAGGCGTTCGCGGCGGCCGCCGCGCACGCCGCGCGGCTGGGGTTCGACGGGGTCGAACTGCACGGCGCGCACGGCTATCTGATCGATGACTTCCTGTGGACCGGGACCAACCGGCGCACCGACCGCTACGGCGGCGACCCGGCATCCCGGGCCCGATTCGGCGCCGAGGTCGTGCGGGCGGTCCGCGCGGCCGTCGGCCCCCGGTTCCCCGTCTTCTTCCGCTTCTCCCAGTGGAAGCTCGGCGAGTACGGGGCCCGCACCGCGTCGAGCCCGGACGAGCTGCGCCTGCTGCTGGAGCCCCTGGCCACGGCCGGGGTCGACGTGTTCCACGCCTCGACCCGGCGCTACTGGCTGCCGGAGTTCGAGGACAGCGACAGCACGCTCAACCTGGCCGGCTGGATACGCAGGCTCACCGGCAGGCCCACCGTGGCGGTCGGTTCGGTCGGGATGGACCAGCAGTACGGCGAGGGCGACTTCGCCCAGGGCTTCACGGGACCGTCCGGCGTGACGGGCATCGACGAGCTGGTGGCCCGCCTGGAGCGCGACGAGTTCGACCTGGTCGCCGTGGGCCGGTCGTTGCTGGCCAACCCGGACTGGGCGGCGCTGGCTCTCCGGGGTGAGCTGGACCGGGCCGTCCCCTACGACCCGTCCGTCCTGCGGACCCTGGCCTGAGGGGCGGTGGCGCCGAGGGTCCCGGTGGAGAACCGCGCCACCGGGACCCGGGCTCCGGGCTCCGGGCTCAGCGGAAGAAGGGGGAGGGAGGGAGCGGTATCCGTGCCCCTACCCGTCCGTGCCCGTCATTTCCCCGGGGCACATTCCCGATGACCGCATCCGGGATATCCGCCGCGCCCGGCGCGGCGGGCTGATCGCAGAAATGCGCGTCGCACGCGAGAACGGCCGAAACCCCAGGTATTCCGATCGGCCCGGGTTTCCTGGGTTCTCCGAGTTTCCGGGGTTTCCCGGGGTTTCCGGATTTACAGGGTTTCCTGGATGAGGATGCCGGTGACGGCCGGGAAGTGTGCCCTTCGCCTATCGGTCTACGGACCGCCCGGCCGGGTTCCGCTCCGGGCCGCCGGCAGGGTCGAGCCGAGCACGTCCAGGAAGGCCATGCCGCGGCCACTCATCGTCAGACCGTGCATCATGGCCACGCCGAGGGAGGCGGGAGGCAGGTCTCCGGCGATCTCGACCGTGCGGACCGTCCCGCCGTCGAGAGTCGTCGTCACCTCGGTGCGCTGGTACATCAGGGCGAATCCGGATCCGGCCGCCACGAGGCCCCGCGTCGTCTCCACGCTCGCCGCCCCGATCACACGCGGCAGGGGAACGCCGGCGTTGGCGAACAGCTTCTCGGCGT
The nucleotide sequence above comes from Streptomyces sp. NBC_01116. Encoded proteins:
- a CDS encoding dipeptidase; amino-acid sequence: MTARPIPETVASLMPRAREELAELVAFQSVADPAVFPRSECEGAANWVADALRAEEFTDVALLDTPDGTQSVYGFLPGPAGAPTVLLYAHYDVQPPLDESAWLSPPFELTERDGRWFGRGAADCKGGFIMHLLALRALKANGGVPVSVKVIAEGSEEQGTGGLERYAEAHPELLAADTIVIGDTGNFRVGLPTVTATLRGMTMLRVRLDTLEGNLHSGQFGGAAPDALAAMIQLLASLRAEDGTTTVDGLTGDADWDGLQYPEAEFRQDAKVLDGVELIGSGTVADRIWARPAVTVIGIDCPPVVGATPSVQASARAQVSLRVPPGQDAAEATKLLTAHLESRAPWGARVRVEQVGQGQPFRADMTSPAYTAMADAMRDAYPGQEMQSSGMGGSIPLCNTLAGLYPEAEILLIGLSEPEAQIHAVNESVSPEELERMSVAEALFLRNYAESKKV
- a CDS encoding nuclear transport factor 2 family protein is translated as MAHDIDDRVNLFLRSLEAFDFTAARAMCTEAATVRQNDGQGEQPIEESLDRLRSFAADVRSLNYDVIRRFRNPDEVLQQHVLRLAGDDGSRSDVHAVVYFRFQGGLIDRIEEYVYPEPVLTAPRTRDAA
- a CDS encoding NUDIX domain-containing protein, which produces MVVWINGAFSAGKTSAAGELIDLIPNSTLYDPEVTGAGLRGLLPQKRLAEVTDFQDLPIWRRLVVDTAAALLTEVPGVLVVPMTLLRQEYRDEIFGGLASRRISVRHVALSPEETILRSRIAAREEFPGDEEQCERVRRWAYEHIGPYRDALDWITQDAHLVDNSALTPRETAERIADAVRTGNAATCPIVQSPEPTAETVAAGVLLFDEQDRVLLVDPTYKPGWEFPGGVVEAGEAPAQAGIREVAEEIGLHLDRVPTLLLVDWESPAPPGYGGLRFLFDGGLLRSEDAGRLLLPGSELRGWRFVTEEEAAGMLPPTRYERLRWALRARERSTVLNLEAGVPVG
- a CDS encoding MBL fold metallo-hydrolase produces the protein MDLVEVTPQLHMFRFRIGQAYLWRDGAELTLIDAGDVDAAAAIEDAVRTLGLDPAGIRRIVITHGHRDHYGAAQELADRHGAEIIAHALDAPVVRGERPVPEPDLLDWELPLWEHGLTCPDAPPTRVDREVTGGEVLPFGGGARVVHAPGHTAGSIALHLPLHGVLFTGDAVASVERVMLGVFNVDRAGAAATFRRLAALAPRTVCVGHGDPLTENAASSMEAAANGA
- a CDS encoding cytochrome P450; the protein is MTAAGHEIRAYPFGPVDRLDLDPTLVEVCGEHPVLRVRLPFGGDGWLVTRYADVRTVLSDPRFSRAAAAGDHVPRTVAVAPPSTSIMGMDPPDHSRLRRRVMRAFTVRSIDALRPRIEEIVNGLVDTMTERGTPTDLAAVLTWPLPITVICELLGVPSADQDRFTEWVDGLLILDDPERSAHSRGLLGDYLAELIGRRRAEPTDDLLGELAADSGKDPLSEEELVSLGISLLSAGQEATANQIGNFVYTLLTRPALWRQLVADPSLIPLAVEELSRFIPISATAGFTRVATEDLELGGQLIRAGDAVVAELGMANRDPEVFDRPEEIDFHREQIPHVTFGYGIHHCLGAQLARVELRVVLETLVTRLPGLRLAVPADRLAWRTERLIRGVAALPVRW
- a CDS encoding oxidoreductase — protein: MAAESGSTSTSSGELAGRRAVVTGGSRGIGAAIARNLLDAGATVVTSARGKTPHTPPGAAFVTADLSTPDGVRDFADTALELLGGVDIVVNNAGGCRSFQSVLELENDWQYTMDINFLAAVRLNAALVPAMRASGGAIVHVSSIATVAAYPNLLHYAAAKSALETYSKGLSAELAPDGIRVLSVCLGNVETPASETARTRIVELNGGDLDDLTGQWAAEIPLGRLGEPQDIADAVSFLVSPRASWITGSNVVIDGGKTASLC
- the car gene encoding carboxylic acid reductase, which codes for MAEPLDATTAPAHDPGQGLAEALASVEPGRALAEVMASVLESHGDRPALGERARDPETGCLLPRFDTISYRELWSRVRALAARWHHDPEYPVGPGDRICTLGFTSTDYATLDLACIHVGAVPVPLQSNAPLSQLAPIVEESAPTLLAASVDRLDTAVDVVIASSTIRRLVVFDHRPGTAGPREALALARKRLAGAGSPAAVDTLSELIDRGRDLPPPPLYTAAPGEDPLSLLIYTSGSTGAPKGAMYTQSLLGTAWYGFSYGAADTPAISVLYLPQSHLAGRYAVMGSLVKGGTGYFTAAGDLSTLFEDIALVRPTELTMVPRLCDMLHQHYRGELDRRADEPGDIGAAVRKELREQFLGGRVAKAFVGTAPLSAELAAFVESVLGFHLYTGYGSTEAGGVLLDSVVQRPPITDYKLVDVPELGYYATDLPYPRGELLLKSHTLIPGYYRRPDLTATIFDADGYYRTGDVFAETGPDRLVYVDRTKDTLKLSQGEFVAVSRLETVLLGSPLVQHLYLYGNSERAYLLAVVVPTPAALAGCGGDTGALGPLLMDSLRSVARRAGLNSYEIPRGILVETEPFSPENGLFTESHKLLRPRLKERYGPALEQLYDQLADGQDRRLRELRRTGADGPVEETVTRAAQALLGSPSADLRPGAHFTDLGGDSLSALSFSELMKEVFQVDVPVGVIISPANDLAEVARYIGAARRPAGTPRPTFASVHGAHRTEVRAADLTLEKFLDARTLAAAPPRPRPDDDVRTVLLTGATGYLGRFLCLEWLERLAPSGGRLVCLVRGSDATAAARRLDQAFDSGDAALLRRYRKAAGKTLEVLAGDIGEPRLGLAEDTWRELAHTVDLIVHPAALVNHLLPYGELFGPNVVGTAEVIRLALTTRLKPVNHVSTVAVCHGTPAETADENADIRATSPVRTIGQGYADGYATSKWAGEVLLREAHERFGVPVAVFRSDMVLAHSAYSGQLNVPDVLTRLLLSLVATGIAPGSFYRAGARAHYDGLPVDFTAEAIVALGAPITEGHRTFNVLNPHDDGVSLDTFVDWLIEAGHPIRRIDDHGAWITRFTAALRALPENHRRHSLLPLLGAYAEPGEGAPGSLLPAGRFHAAVREARVGPEQDIPRVSPDLIRKYVTDLRALGLLSSP